Proteins from one Xenorhabdus griffiniae genomic window:
- a CDS encoding threo-3-hydroxy-L-aspartate ammonia-lyase, whose amino-acid sequence MKFVPDYNHIHAAHSRIKPYINKTPVFTSTTVNEFFDAQVYFKCENYQKMGAFKFRGAMNALSQFSDEQKNAGVIAFSSGNHAQAIALAAKLLNISATIVMPHDAPQAKITATKGYGGKVVFYDRYTEDREEIGRQLAEKHGMTLIPPFDHPHIIAGQGTAAKELFEEVGELDALFIPLGGGGLLSGSALAAAHLSPTCQVFGVEPATGNDGQQSFKKGEIVHIDTPKTIADGAQTQHLGQHTFAIIRHLVKDILTASDDQLIDAMYFLAERMKTIVEPTGCLGFAAANAMREQLQGQRIGIILSGGNIDIKQYAHLLANKIS is encoded by the coding sequence ATGAAGTTTGTTCCCGATTATAATCATATTCATGCAGCACATTCTCGTATTAAACCCTATATCAATAAAACTCCTGTATTCACATCAACAACTGTCAATGAATTCTTTGACGCTCAAGTTTATTTCAAGTGTGAAAACTATCAAAAAATGGGGGCATTCAAATTCCGCGGAGCCATGAATGCCCTATCCCAGTTTAGTGATGAACAGAAAAACGCAGGCGTTATTGCTTTTTCATCAGGCAATCATGCACAAGCAATTGCGCTGGCAGCTAAGTTACTGAATATTTCTGCCACCATTGTCATGCCACACGATGCTCCCCAAGCTAAGATAACAGCCACAAAAGGTTATGGGGGTAAAGTCGTTTTTTATGACCGATATACTGAAGATCGCGAAGAAATCGGTCGGCAACTGGCAGAAAAACACGGCATGACACTCATCCCACCTTTCGATCATCCACATATCATTGCAGGTCAAGGCACCGCGGCTAAGGAGCTATTTGAAGAAGTCGGTGAGTTGGATGCCCTATTTATACCTCTTGGCGGTGGGGGTTTATTGTCTGGCTCTGCGCTTGCCGCTGCTCACTTATCCCCTACATGTCAGGTTTTTGGTGTCGAACCAGCAACCGGTAATGATGGTCAGCAATCTTTTAAAAAAGGTGAAATAGTTCATATAGATACCCCAAAAACCATTGCAGATGGTGCTCAAACACAACACTTGGGACAACACACTTTTGCTATCATTCGCCACCTTGTCAAAGACATTCTTACTGCGTCAGATGATCAATTAATTGATGCTATGTACTTTTTGGCCGAGCGAATGAAAACCATCGTCGAGCCTACCGGCTGTTTGGGATTTGCTGCGGCAAACGCAATGCGGGAACAATTGCAAGGGCAACGTATCGGAATTATCTTGAGTGGCGGAAATATTGATATAAAACAATATGCACATTTGTTAGCAAACAAGATCTCATGA
- a CDS encoding SH3 domain-containing protein codes for MRKSIVIHDYVSAYPNPIKLQAGDIVSISHSDIDYPYWIWTTNSLNVSGWVPQQILNLIYPDNAICQEDYTAHELTVKAGEYLYLDRALNGWYWAYKDSGEAGWIPLEYIKF; via the coding sequence ATGAGAAAAAGCATTGTAATTCACGACTATGTTAGTGCTTATCCAAATCCGATCAAATTACAAGCTGGAGATATTGTTTCGATCAGCCATAGCGATATTGATTACCCTTACTGGATTTGGACGACAAACTCCTTAAATGTCAGTGGCTGGGTTCCTCAACAAATTCTGAATCTCATTTATCCTGATAATGCAATATGTCAGGAAGATTACACGGCTCACGAGTTAACAGTAAAAGCGGGAGAATATCTGTATCTTGACCGAGCATTAAATGGTTGGTACTGGGCATATAAAGACTCAGGAGAAGCAGGCTGGATTCCTCTGGAATATATTAAATTCTAA
- a CDS encoding antiterminator Q family protein, whose amino-acid sequence MHRDIPKILTYWGEWVVQGRVNIGWKSISAGFKNAVTYSGNNKLSCSDEDGMIIDGCVAKLRNVGMAQECDFYRISLR is encoded by the coding sequence ATGCACAGAGATATACCGAAGATATTAACGTATTGGGGCGAATGGGTAGTGCAAGGCAGGGTTAACATTGGTTGGAAGTCGATATCTGCCGGGTTTAAAAACGCGGTGACTTATTCCGGTAATAACAAGCTATCGTGCAGTGACGAGGACGGCATGATCATAGATGGCTGCGTTGCCAAGTTGCGTAATGTGGGTATGGCTCAGGAGTGCGATTTTTATCGAATATCACTACGTTAG
- the tnpA gene encoding IS200/IS605 family transposase: protein MRDEKSLAHTRWNCKYHIVFAPKYRRQVFYGEKRRAIGSILRKRCEWKNVNILEAECCADHIHMLLEIRPKMSVSSFMGYLKGKSSLMLYEQFGDLKFKYRNREFWCRGYYVDTVGKNAVRIQEYIRHQLETDKLGEQLSIPYPGSPFTGRK, encoded by the coding sequence ATGAGGGATGAAAAGAGCTTAGCGCATACCCGATGGAACTGTAAATACCACATAGTCTTTGCCCCAAAATACCGAAGGCAGGTGTTCTACGGAGAAAAACGGAGAGCGATAGGCAGCATATTAAGAAAACGCTGTGAATGGAAAAACGTGAACATATTGGAGGCAGAATGTTGTGCGGATCACATCCACATGCTTCTGGAAATCCGGCCCAAGATGAGTGTGTCGAGCTTTATGGGGTATCTGAAGGGGAAAAGTAGCCTGATGCTTTATGAGCAATTTGGTGATCTCAAATTCAAATATCGCAATCGTGAGTTTTGGTGTCGGGGGTATTACGTTGATACAGTGGGAAAAAATGCAGTAAGGATACAGGAATACATAAGGCATCAACTGGAGACGGATAAATTGGGAGAACAATTATCAATCCCGTATCCCGGTAGCCCGTTTACGGGCCGTAAGTAA
- a CDS encoding SIR2 family NAD-dependent protein deacylase yields MDKGVNLSRFKIYITKILSATLIKEEKNDEIAELIKMRKNIGSIITTNYDTLIEQFFEFEPLIGNSILLSNPYGSVYKIHGCVSAPSELTITEEDYDYFDNKYELIRAQLLSLFIHNPVIFIGYSISDRNIQQILKTIFSYVPTNSDIANKIRSNFLLVEYEKDSRSNTISEHDIYIGNATTIRINKIKTDDYASIYESLSNLILPVSAMDIRKVQKVWNEIKSGGDIEVKITEDLDQLKNGQMVLAVGSHKRVKYEFQTKPEMMQDYFKIVEEANKQLIILLNKQKIQSSQFFPIFAFSEICPELDNVEIYKEQQRRKLVDHFERTSANNCSNTHNTISEIIEDRALPISKKDDCIFHSYYQDKIPSKDIKSYLLSFEDKNSTVYRRLLCLYDYKSYDI; encoded by the coding sequence ATGGATAAAGGTGTTAATTTAAGTAGATTTAAAATATATATAACTAAAATATTATCAGCCACGTTAATTAAAGAAGAAAAAAATGACGAAATAGCTGAACTGATAAAAATGAGAAAAAATATTGGTTCAATTATTACTACTAATTATGACACATTGATTGAACAGTTTTTTGAATTCGAACCACTAATAGGTAATAGCATACTTTTAAGTAACCCTTATGGTTCTGTCTATAAAATACATGGTTGTGTCTCAGCCCCTTCTGAACTAACGATTACAGAAGAAGATTATGACTATTTCGATAACAAATATGAACTAATTAGAGCACAATTACTCTCACTATTCATTCATAATCCGGTTATCTTTATTGGGTATAGCATAAGTGATAGAAACATACAGCAAATTTTAAAGACTATTTTTTCCTATGTACCTACTAACTCAGATATAGCTAATAAAATTAGAAGTAATTTTTTACTTGTCGAATATGAAAAAGATTCACGATCTAATACCATATCTGAACATGATATATACATAGGGAATGCTACCACTATAAGAATAAATAAAATCAAGACTGACGATTACGCTTCGATATATGAAAGTTTATCAAATTTAATCTTACCAGTTTCAGCAATGGATATTAGAAAAGTTCAAAAAGTCTGGAATGAAATAAAAAGTGGTGGGGATATAGAAGTAAAAATCACAGAAGATTTAGACCAGTTAAAAAATGGACAAATGGTATTAGCCGTAGGATCTCATAAACGAGTCAAGTATGAGTTCCAAACCAAGCCTGAGATGATGCAAGATTATTTCAAGATTGTTGAGGAAGCAAATAAGCAATTAATTATATTATTAAATAAACAGAAAATACAAAGTTCCCAGTTCTTTCCAATCTTTGCATTCAGTGAAATCTGCCCTGAACTCGATAATGTAGAAATTTATAAGGAACAGCAAAGAAGGAAACTTGTAGATCATTTTGAGCGGACATCTGCTAACAATTGCAGCAATACTCATAATACTATTTCAGAAATTATTGAAGACAGGGCATTACCTATTTCAAAAAAAGATGACTGCATCTTTCATAGTTATTATCAAGATAAAATACCATCTAAAGATATTAAGAGTTACTTATTATCTTTCGAAGATAAAAATAGCACAGTATATAGACGGTTATTATGCTTGTACGATTATAAATCTTATGACATTTAA
- a CDS encoding DUF3732 domain-containing protein, with amino-acid sequence MQITNILIWQIDSTLRNLELEENKVNVITGDSGKGKSSILAIVDYCLLSSSSDGISKTNVDNFVNWYGIRLSINGKYFTICRKATHFEEDDLVYFDKNGGIPQTPINNIKKDVLKKHLNYEFGINSSLKIPYGGRFIQQGSKVSYRYFIPHCFIDQTTLTSSEHLYSKISDLKTRERIDRTLDMALGSENAETMIMRTRLEELQRNLARIEYKQSASKDSYFNFESEIESLYDRAYHFGLIIENSKNEPTVSDKFENLRAIVNYKDINEIPAINEKTKIEKELFLLKKELADINEYIETNTEYKKFLKDNQDSLLIAKYLDDNYSNILYTKNIYSIIKSLLNQSSEIKKAIAEKGQNSLISKTNAKRKELELKISSLSKKLATVSDEKITPIELYRFIGELSSEIKRVVVLPKYDYADTIEKITTKIDELESKITDNNAFKEYTLSLLNGKIKEIFTRMPLKGFEDATPIFNKAKKTLDLINKNQVEKMIDIGSASNYMYVHVAYFLALHELVRDRNVPWVPRFLVIDQPSTPYFSTAGEKTDDFASLDAALNEINSFVEKMRSYGGFQIILLEHIEESYWLDREMTNFTLVDNELRGNYGLIHFN; translated from the coding sequence ATGCAGATTACTAATATTTTGATATGGCAAATTGATTCAACCTTGAGGAATTTAGAACTTGAGGAAAATAAGGTAAATGTTATAACAGGTGATTCTGGCAAAGGAAAATCCTCAATACTGGCTATTGTTGATTATTGCCTTTTATCCTCATCATCTGATGGTATATCAAAAACAAATGTCGATAATTTTGTAAATTGGTATGGGATTAGATTAAGTATTAACGGTAAATATTTCACTATTTGTAGAAAAGCGACACACTTTGAAGAAGATGATCTAGTTTACTTTGACAAAAATGGAGGCATTCCACAAACCCCTATTAACAATATCAAAAAGGATGTTTTAAAGAAACATCTGAATTATGAGTTTGGTATTAATAGTTCTCTAAAAATCCCTTATGGTGGTAGATTCATACAACAAGGGTCAAAAGTATCTTATAGATATTTTATTCCCCATTGCTTTATAGATCAAACAACACTAACCTCTTCAGAACATCTTTATTCAAAAATCTCTGATTTAAAGACAAGAGAGCGTATTGACCGAACCCTTGACATGGCTCTTGGCAGTGAAAACGCCGAAACTATGATAATGAGAACGAGGTTAGAAGAATTACAAAGGAATCTTGCACGTATCGAATATAAACAGTCGGCTAGCAAAGACTCTTATTTCAATTTCGAAAGTGAAATAGAATCACTTTACGACAGGGCGTATCATTTTGGTTTAATAATTGAAAACAGCAAGAATGAACCAACTGTAAGTGATAAATTTGAAAATTTGAGAGCAATAGTTAATTACAAGGATATAAACGAAATCCCAGCAATTAATGAAAAAACAAAAATCGAAAAAGAACTTTTCCTCTTAAAAAAAGAACTGGCAGATATTAATGAATATATAGAAACAAATACTGAATATAAGAAATTTTTAAAAGATAACCAAGACTCACTTTTAATAGCTAAATATCTAGATGATAATTATAGCAACATATTATATACAAAAAACATCTATTCAATCATTAAATCTTTATTGAACCAAAGCTCAGAGATAAAAAAGGCTATAGCCGAAAAAGGACAAAACTCACTCATATCAAAAACAAATGCTAAGAGAAAAGAGTTAGAACTTAAAATATCATCCTTGAGTAAAAAACTTGCAACTGTTAGCGATGAAAAGATTACACCAATCGAACTTTATCGGTTCATAGGCGAACTCAGCTCTGAAATTAAACGGGTAGTTGTTCTCCCTAAATATGATTACGCTGATACTATAGAAAAGATAACTACTAAAATTGATGAGTTAGAAAGCAAGATAACAGATAATAATGCCTTTAAAGAATATACATTGAGTTTACTGAACGGAAAAATAAAGGAAATATTCACGCGGATGCCTTTAAAAGGATTTGAGGATGCAACTCCGATATTCAACAAGGCCAAAAAAACACTTGATTTAATAAATAAAAATCAAGTTGAAAAAATGATAGATATTGGAAGTGCTTCTAACTATATGTATGTACATGTAGCTTATTTCCTTGCACTTCACGAATTGGTAAGAGATAGAAACGTACCGTGGGTTCCACGATTCTTGGTAATTGACCAGCCCAGCACTCCATATTTTAGTACTGCTGGTGAAAAAACTGATGACTTTGCAAGTCTTGATGCAGCCCTAAATGAAATTAATTCTTTTGTTGAGAAAATGCGGTCTTATGGTGGTTTCCAAATAATACTGTTAGAGCATATTGAAGAGTCTTATTGGCTTGACAGAGAAATGACGAACTTTACTCTTGTTGATAATGAATTAAGAGGCAATTATGGTTTAATTCATTTCAACTAA
- a CDS encoding three component ABC system middle component, producing MKIYNNELLGIFSLQEVLSIASNIEISNAMLILPIIFHKKSLDYLAHKRTNTLSFQDLLLTKPEIIVSINKRFYNFLPSSVNCVSLCIENGIAELDQGKLAFKNKLILDNAIPFIGKRAVKIQAASINVARLLLEEPHNIYDICGVRL from the coding sequence ATGAAAATATATAATAATGAGCTTTTAGGTATATTCTCTTTGCAAGAGGTGCTATCAATAGCATCAAATATTGAAATAAGCAATGCAATGCTAATTTTACCAATTATATTTCATAAAAAAAGCTTAGATTACCTTGCCCACAAGAGAACCAATACACTATCCTTTCAAGATCTACTATTAACCAAGCCCGAAATAATAGTATCCATAAATAAAAGATTCTATAATTTCCTTCCATCCTCTGTAAATTGTGTTTCATTATGCATTGAAAATGGAATAGCTGAACTAGACCAAGGTAAATTAGCATTTAAAAACAAGTTAATATTAGATAATGCGATCCCATTTATTGGTAAAAGAGCCGTAAAAATACAGGCAGCATCTATAAATGTTGCACGTTTATTATTAGAAGAACCACACAATATATATGACATTTGTGGAGTTAGATTATAA
- a CDS encoding integrase domain-containing protein — MAKIAKKLTDTEIKSTKPADKEINLFDGDGLILRIAPLAKGGKKNWYFRYAVPVSKKRTKMSLGTYPHLTLAKARAFRDEYLSLLANGVDPQVHNNDKANALKSATEHTLQAVARKWLDEKVKTSGISQDHAADIWRSLERNVFPGLGNVPINEIRPKLLKQHLDPIEQRGVLETLRRIISRLNEIFRWAATEELIEFNPADNLGQRFSKPKKQNMPALPPSELPRFMESLTNASIRSETRMLIEWQLLTWVRPGEAVRARWSDIDTTNSIWNIPADFMKMKKPHKVPLSKETLRILELMKSISGHREWVFPSIKAPLNHMHEQTANAAIIRMGFGGELVAHGMRSIARTAAEESGKFRAEVLEAALAHSKKDEIIAAYNRAEYLIERQSLMQWWSDYVQTQRAKAIAA; from the coding sequence ATGGCAAAAATCGCTAAGAAACTCACTGACACCGAAATCAAAAGCACTAAGCCAGCCGACAAAGAAATCAACTTGTTTGACGGTGATGGTTTGATTCTACGAATCGCTCCTTTGGCGAAAGGAGGGAAGAAAAATTGGTATTTCAGGTATGCAGTACCAGTGAGCAAGAAAAGAACCAAAATGAGCCTTGGGACATATCCTCACCTTACCCTTGCAAAAGCCAGAGCCTTTCGTGATGAATATCTCTCCTTACTGGCAAATGGTGTTGATCCCCAAGTCCATAACAACGATAAGGCGAATGCATTAAAGAGTGCTACTGAGCACACCCTCCAAGCCGTAGCACGGAAATGGTTAGATGAGAAGGTAAAGACCTCAGGTATCTCACAAGACCATGCAGCAGACATCTGGCGCAGCTTAGAGAGAAATGTCTTTCCTGGTCTGGGTAATGTCCCTATCAATGAGATCCGGCCTAAGCTCTTAAAACAACACCTTGATCCTATTGAGCAACGAGGCGTGTTGGAAACTCTACGCCGCATCATTTCCCGTCTGAATGAAATCTTCCGGTGGGCAGCCACTGAGGAACTTATTGAGTTCAACCCGGCTGACAACCTTGGCCAAAGATTCAGTAAGCCAAAAAAGCAAAATATGCCTGCCCTTCCCCCAAGCGAATTGCCAAGGTTTATGGAATCTTTAACGAATGCGTCAATCCGGTCGGAAACACGTATGCTAATTGAATGGCAATTGTTGACATGGGTTCGTCCGGGTGAAGCCGTTCGCGCAAGGTGGTCTGATATTGATACAACCAACAGCATTTGGAACATTCCTGCTGATTTTATGAAAATGAAAAAGCCTCATAAAGTTCCTTTGAGTAAAGAAACTTTGCGCATCCTTGAATTAATGAAATCAATAAGTGGACATAGAGAATGGGTTTTCCCCAGCATTAAAGCGCCTCTTAATCATATGCATGAACAAACAGCCAACGCAGCTATCATCCGAATGGGGTTTGGAGGCGAGCTTGTAGCTCACGGTATGCGTTCTATTGCAAGAACAGCGGCAGAGGAGTCTGGTAAATTCAGAGCTGAAGTTCTTGAGGCAGCACTTGCCCACTCTAAAAAAGATGAAATTATCGCAGCATACAATCGTGCAGAATATCTGATAGAGCGACAGAGTTTGATGCAATGGTGGAGTGATTACGTTCAAACTCAGAGAGCTAAAGCTATCGCTGCTTGA
- the smpB gene encoding SsrA-binding protein SmpB: protein MTKKKAYKPGSATIAMNKRARHEYFIEEELEAGLSLQGWEVKSLRAGKANISESYVLLKDGDAYLFGATITPLNVASSHVVCDPTRSRKLLLNKRELDSLYGRINREGYTIVALSMYWKNAWCKIKIGVAKGKKAHDKRSDIKEREWKLDKARIMKNSGR, encoded by the coding sequence ATGACAAAGAAAAAAGCATACAAACCCGGTTCGGCAACAATTGCCATGAATAAGCGAGCCCGCCACGAATACTTCATTGAGGAAGAACTCGAAGCAGGCTTATCCCTACAAGGTTGGGAAGTCAAATCACTGCGCGCTGGCAAGGCTAACATCAGTGAGAGTTATGTTTTGCTCAAAGATGGTGATGCTTATCTTTTTGGTGCCACGATTACGCCATTAAATGTTGCTTCTTCCCACGTAGTTTGTGATCCGACAAGGTCACGTAAGCTACTACTTAACAAACGCGAGCTTGATTCACTGTATGGTCGAATCAATCGAGAAGGTTATACTATCGTCGCACTTTCCATGTATTGGAAAAATGCCTGGTGCAAAATCAAAATTGGCGTTGCAAAAGGTAAAAAGGCGCATGATAAGCGTTCAGATATCAAAGAACGTGAGTGGAAATTAGACAAAGCGAGAATTATGAAGAATTCTGGGCGTTAA
- a CDS encoding type II toxin-antitoxin system RatA family toxin, producing MPQISRSALVPYSVEQMYKLVNDVTSYPDFLPGCVGSRVISSSNNEMTASVEVSKAGISKTFVTRNTLFDNQRISMQLVDGPFRKLMGGWHFTPLSEDACKVELHLDFEFTNKLIELAFGKVFKELAGNMVQAFTQRAREVYSV from the coding sequence ATGCCACAGATTAGTCGCTCTGCGCTAGTGCCTTACAGCGTGGAACAAATGTATAAATTGGTCAACGATGTGACATCTTATCCGGATTTTTTACCAGGATGTGTAGGTAGCCGTGTTATAAGCAGTAGCAATAATGAAATGACGGCTTCTGTTGAGGTCTCTAAGGCAGGGATCAGTAAGACGTTCGTAACGCGCAATACGTTATTTGATAATCAACGCATCAGTATGCAACTTGTTGATGGGCCTTTCCGTAAATTGATGGGAGGGTGGCATTTTACTCCGTTAAGTGAAGATGCTTGTAAGGTTGAGTTGCATCTCGATTTTGAATTTACCAACAAATTGATTGAACTGGCTTTTGGTAAGGTATTTAAAGAGCTGGCTGGGAATATGGTTCAGGCTTTTACCCAACGTGCACGTGAGGTCTATAGTGTCTGA
- a CDS encoding RnfH family protein, whose amino-acid sequence MSEINIEVVYALPERQYLRNVKVPQGATVEQAIVASGLLTLRNDIDLAKNKVGIYSRPAKLTDTLEEGDRVEIYRPLVADPKEMRRKRAERAKNNAR is encoded by the coding sequence GTGTCTGAAATTAATATCGAAGTCGTTTATGCTCTGCCTGAACGACAATATCTGCGTAATGTGAAAGTACCGCAAGGAGCAACCGTCGAACAGGCGATTGTAGCGTCCGGCCTTTTGACATTACGTAATGATATCGATTTGGCTAAAAATAAAGTTGGTATTTATAGCCGCCCTGCCAAACTGACTGATACATTGGAAGAGGGAGATCGCGTGGAAATTTATCGCCCTCTGGTTGCTGATCCAAAAGAAATGCGCCGTAAACGAGCAGAGCGCGCGAAGAACAATGCGCGATAA
- the bamE gene encoding outer membrane protein assembly factor BamE — MRCKLLTAATVSLVMLTAGCSMFERIVYRPDINQGNYLTPAAVSKIHKGMTQQQVSYTLGTPMLTDPFGSQTWYYVFRQQPGHGKTTQETLTLTFDSKGVLTDIKDEKSLPENQ, encoded by the coding sequence ATGCGCTGTAAATTGTTGACTGCCGCTACTGTATCACTTGTTATGCTGACTGCGGGTTGCTCTATGTTTGAGCGAATTGTTTATCGTCCTGATATTAATCAAGGGAACTACCTTACGCCGGCTGCGGTATCAAAAATCCATAAAGGAATGACTCAGCAGCAAGTTTCTTACACTTTGGGAACACCAATGCTGACCGATCCATTTGGGAGTCAAACTTGGTATTACGTATTCCGCCAACAACCAGGCCATGGGAAAACAACTCAGGAAACACTGACACTTACCTTTGATAGCAAAGGCGTGTTAACTGATATCAAAGATGAAAAATCACTGCCAGAGAATCAGTGA
- the recN gene encoding DNA repair protein RecN, which produces MLTQLTISNFAIVRELEIDFRAGMTAITGETGAGKSIAIDALGLCLGNRGEANMVRPGAPRTDLCARFSLTDAPSARKWLIDHQLDGSFDDDNECLLRRTITADGRSRGFINGTAVPLSQLRELGSHLIQIHGQHAHQLLLENRHQRRLLDIYTGDFELQQEMKQAYQQWRQSCQALSQFQQQALERRSRQQLLEYHLKELDELSPQPGHYQEQDSEYKRLANCGQFLSVSQNILQILSDNDEQNITSLLSYARSELTELASMDHKLSGLLNMLEEAAIQINEVSDELRHYSDQLELDPNRLFELEQKISQQISMARKHHVAPEELPALHQQLLEEQYQLSQQENDCAHLSELVSLHYQQALTVAEKLHHVRQKYAAELSQLITNSMHQLSMPHGRFTIDVTFEAEHLNIDGASKVEFNVTTNPGQPHQPLAKVVSGGELSRIALAIQVITAKKMETPALIFDEVDVGISGPTAAIVGRLLRELGESTQVMCVTHLPQVAGCGHQHFYVSKQTDGEETETQMQLLDKKARLQELARLLAGSEVTKNTLANAKELLAA; this is translated from the coding sequence ATGCTGACTCAATTGACCATCAGTAACTTTGCTATCGTTCGCGAACTTGAAATTGATTTCCGCGCAGGCATGACGGCAATCACAGGTGAAACCGGAGCCGGTAAATCCATCGCGATTGATGCATTAGGTTTATGTCTTGGCAATCGTGGCGAAGCTAACATGGTTCGTCCAGGTGCTCCGCGTACCGATCTTTGTGCCCGTTTTTCACTAACTGATGCTCCTTCTGCCCGCAAATGGCTTATAGACCACCAGCTAGATGGAAGTTTTGATGATGATAATGAGTGCCTACTGCGTCGTACAATTACCGCTGATGGGCGCTCTCGCGGTTTTATCAATGGCACCGCTGTACCACTTTCTCAATTACGTGAATTAGGCTCTCATCTAATACAAATTCACGGGCAACATGCTCACCAATTATTGTTAGAAAATCGTCACCAAAGGCGCTTACTGGATATTTACACGGGCGATTTCGAACTTCAGCAAGAAATGAAACAGGCTTACCAGCAATGGCGCCAAAGCTGCCAGGCTCTCTCCCAATTCCAACAACAAGCTCTTGAGCGTCGTTCACGTCAGCAATTGCTGGAATATCACCTGAAAGAACTGGATGAACTGTCACCACAACCAGGCCATTATCAAGAACAGGATAGTGAATATAAACGGCTGGCAAATTGCGGGCAATTCTTGTCCGTCAGCCAAAATATCCTCCAGATTTTAAGTGATAATGATGAACAGAACATTACCAGTCTTCTTAGCTATGCCCGCAGTGAACTAACAGAGCTTGCCAGCATGGATCACAAACTCAGTGGCCTGCTTAACATGCTGGAAGAGGCGGCTATTCAAATCAATGAAGTGAGTGACGAGCTACGTCATTACAGCGACCAACTGGAACTGGACCCCAATCGTTTATTTGAACTGGAACAGAAAATCTCCCAACAAATTAGTATGGCTCGTAAACACCATGTTGCGCCAGAAGAGTTACCTGCATTACATCAACAACTGTTGGAAGAGCAATATCAGTTATCCCAGCAGGAAAATGATTGCGCCCACCTTAGTGAACTTGTCAGCTTACATTATCAGCAAGCCCTGACTGTGGCAGAAAAATTGCATCATGTTCGCCAGAAATATGCCGCAGAATTAAGCCAACTGATAACAAACAGTATGCACCAACTTTCTATGCCTCACGGCCGTTTTACCATTGATGTTACCTTTGAAGCGGAGCATTTAAATATTGATGGCGCCAGCAAAGTTGAATTCAATGTCACAACCAACCCCGGCCAACCCCACCAGCCGTTAGCAAAAGTGGTATCGGGTGGTGAGCTTTCCCGTATTGCACTGGCAATTCAAGTCATTACAGCGAAAAAAATGGAAACCCCTGCGCTGATTTTCGATGAAGTTGATGTAGGTATCAGTGGTCCAACAGCGGCCATTGTTGGGCGCTTGCTACGTGAATTGGGGGAATCGACCCAAGTTATGTGTGTCACCCACCTACCCCAAGTCGCAGGATGCGGGCATCAGCATTTTTATGTCAGCAAACAGACAGACGGTGAAGAAACAGAAACCCAAATGCAACTATTGGATAAAAAAGCACGACTTCAAGAACTGGCACGGCTTTTGGCGGGAAGTGAGGTTACAAAAAATACTTTGGCTAACGCAAAAGAACTGTTAGCGGCATAA